In Metopolophium dirhodum isolate CAU chromosome 9, ASM1992520v1, whole genome shotgun sequence, the genomic window cttTTTGTATTACATACATTATCACAGTAGTAGTATTGTCAAACCAACCAATACTTAATTAGTCTTAGCTAAATCAGAATTTTCCAATGGACAGACATCAAGGATACAGAACATTTGACGACAAAGTGGACAGGTACATTTTGATGATAACCATATAGTTGTGTCGTTTTGAGGTTGCCTTGATTCATacctaaaatcaatattaattttaatttttaccatacAACAACATGAGTAACAAgataataacaattgttattccataatataagaattttttttaccatttagcCATGCAATCAACACACCACATAGGTCTGCATTGACACGAAGTACAATTTACTATGTCATTGCTATCTTCACAACATTTGGTAAGTTTAACATCTGGAGGATTCACCAAGCAACCAGCACATACATCGTCttctaactaataataatattacattaataaaatctcttatttaattttaatatattatttgatcaaGCACCAAATAGTAAACTACTACCATTTACAACTTAGTATTAGTTGAAATTAATTATGAGTAgatttttattacctaaaatttaaatcacttaaaactaaaatagatTTACAAATAAAGTCTGCAAACTTTTCTACAGAATGGTCaagttatttcaatttttttaatctttaaaaatataaaatttttataaaaattgtacctaagtataatgtgattatagaaatattgtaagttgaaaactgaaaaacagacttataaatactaaatattctaACCCtgataaaatgttttacatttatatatttaacatgttttatatttttaggaaaatataagtaattaaaattagaGATGTTCCGGGTACCCGGAAATTACTCGATATCATATTTAAGACTCAGCTCTTAATCGGTATCCAgcgtaatacctacatttttacccGGCCTTTACTCAGTACCCGGCGAAATACTCGATTTTTAGTTGACTCATATCCAATGGCAAACgctaatctatttataaatatatgcataccAATTAATATAACGGGAAAAGTCTAAAATTCTagggtaataaattataatttatttcggtACATATTGGAATAACTAAACCTATTTACAATAGCCAGTTGATTATAAACAAATCATGTTTTTGTTCTACGaatcacaaaaataaatctCGTGTTTACTGTCTAATGTTTATATAGTTGATACTTGGTACTTTGATAGTAGTATAATAcccattttgtatttacatttctaCTCGGCCTATACTCGATACCCAGTTAGTACAACAAATTTTACTCGGCCAGTACTCGGTACCCGGTGTAATACCAGATTTTCTACTCAGAACATCTCTAATGAATATCacatatctaaaatataatgcacAATTTGGTTATTCATGATTTAAATGCctagattaaatatttaataaatgtataggtcaggagtctccgggttttgtGGCTCTCGCCTACCGCCGTCCGTCCGTGCCTTAGCGCTGGGCGCTACTTACGGGCGGAGGTGGAGCTAGGACGTTTCAGCCGAGGTAGGCTCCTCAACCTTGAGGGGCACCACACACAGCCCCGGCTAGCCGAATCTGTGCGCGGTGGGGCTCCCCTCTCCCGTGGTACTGACTAGGTTTTTAGTTGATGTCAGTGGATCAACCCGGGGCGTAGCCCCTACCACTATTTTGGCTCCCCAGCCGGCTAGTGGTGGGCCTAAATGTATAGgtcagtaataaattataagaaaaaaaaaatgtcatctagtataatttattgtatgaaacataCTTCTGCTGAACTGTAACCATTATATACTGGATTTTGGGAAACTTGATCACGAAATACTTCAATGAATCGTTCAGTTCTTGAGCGCTGTAACTTGACATTATCTGCAATCTGTATAGGATGGCCAATATGTTCTTCTAGTGTCTTAAAGTCTTCAGACCTTATTCTGTTTAAAGAATCATCACAAGTGTACTTATgagttttaaagaaaaatattaaaattaattaatcatttgaATTACCTAACAATAAACCATTTAATTTGAGAACGAATTGGTATCACTTGAATGTTGATGAACTGTATACTACCTGGAGTGCCATCAGGTGTAGAATTATGGTTATCTGAACTGTACACTAAGAAAGAACTTTCTGATTTCTTGGAAACATAAACCATATAAGGTTTTATCGATATTATCCAGTTTTCAGTAACAACTGTTCTATTTATTGTACCATAGGCCAACGTCAATTTTTGAAGACttcaacacaaaatataaatcacaaaaagaatattatttaaaacaaatattaaatacattttaagtaggCACTTAACCgggatatttatatatatatatatatatgttaatttatatagtatagaaTATAGTTAAGCATACCATTGATATTCGGTTGAAATGTTCTGAGCTATAAGTGTCCAATCAACAGAATTGTATCGActcaaaataattgataatggaTGATTGGCCCAATTATTTGATTTCCATTTGAACATTACTGAAACGCTATACCCGATGGGCAACAATGACAAAAGAATCAACTCATAAAAGTAGACACTCACAAATGCTTTTTCATTGTCATTGACTAGCAGTGTGCCTAgtaaataaactgaaaaaaatgcacacatttagatgaaaaattatacacatatttatgaatatgtttttttataatgtattggatataatataacttaagtatTATACCAACCGAATGGCAGGCTCGAATGTACAACGATACTGTATGATGTTCGCTTGATGTGATGCAATATGAAATTGTTATATTCTTTGTCTATCACCATGTCAAACAGACTCTCGACGGTAAGACCATTCGACACAAACTCAGTAGTTCTGAGTAGAAAACAAGCCGAAACGATCATGTAGAATAGAGTGAAGACCAACAAGGACGTGTATTCAAACATTTTGGCAACGACTGACAAGGATGATTTACACTAAGAGACTTATCTAATGGTTAACGCAAAACACTGCATTGTAATATTAGATCATAGGTAGACAGACTAGAATCACATTTATTATGATGAGGAATTTTGAACAATAAAACTATATCACTCACGACTCACGTCGAAAGTTGGAGGTTTGTAATGTAAATtcactgtaatattttataaatactaaaaccaAATAGTATATTCAGTAAAAATCCCTGACACCGGAACCACCATACGGCATAGATATACCCACCATACAAAAGACGATACCCACGTCAACTCAAATAAAACCCGAGATAACGTTGTGATTGTGATAAaagtgttaataattttttttcgtaaaaattaaaactcaattaatgTTCACCAAAAAATCATGTAAATCTTTGAATGATGATATCGAGAAATTGAAAACGCTACATCGGATCTCTAATATTAatgtgaattaaaaataatacaatacgcaaaaatattgttaggtaCTGCACTACTGCGGGTAGTATAGttttaagtaatacattttttaataacaaataaaaaatataaaaataaatacagggttgggtaatattatttaaaacaaatacctcAATACTAAAAACTCGATACGtcataattacattaatttacacTATAAGTTATTACGATTATATCTATTCCAAACTAAtgaaattataagttttaaaatcatcACCAGGATTTCAGTAAGCCTAGttcttattttatgaatatttattaaagtttaaaaaacactTTTCACAACTGTATGTCTGTGTatgtataattttcataaatttaaaattaaacacaaccATATAActatagattaaaaatatgttatgttaagtttttaaaatgacCGCCAATTTATGgtgccaatatattattatgacgtgtggTCGTGGGAGATTATAAAAGATGATCCGACATTGCGTTTTGCGACCTAGCAGCAGCTGCTGATGACTGTGATTCATAAATGTCAAGAagaaaattttcgtttttttggGCTGGCTGCACTGTAACTGTACTTGTGCGGCTGATGTCCGATCAGCGCGTGCGTGCACACTGCACATCGTCGGCCGTCGCGCAATACGCTGTCCCGATGACTTGAACCGTCCCGAACGTCCTATACTGAAACGTAAATACGCCAAAAGTTGTGACTACCGAGTACGTTGTTTTTCGCGTTTTTCATCCGAACAGATTCGTGTGATACCTCTGCAGTCGCGTCCGCCATGTTCTAGACTTCTCGTCCGGAGTCCGGTTTCCGCCGTCGCGGGTTTGCGTCTCTTGTTGCGCAGTCTTTTCTCGAAGAATCGTCGTCGCACCGAAATGGAGGCGGTCAAAGCGTTCACGTTCGAGGTAAGTCAGACGAATGCCCACCGCACGTGTGGACATCTTGTGAACTCCCGGTTGCTGGGGAAAATGCTTGTAACGATCCCTAACTTCTACCATGTTTGAATGCGCGCTCGATTCTTGTCAACCTGaaagttgatatttttatcTCGTTCGCGGTCAGCAAAAGCTGACTGATCAAAGAGACTTCGGCTCAGACACCGTCTGCCCTGAGCCCTTGGGCCGTTGACAGACCGCGATGCTTGtcgatatttataatactatcaaTGAGATTGTTGTTAGTTTGTTACCATCATAATTATTGCTGTGCATACTATCTTAATGGTGTCTTGGATGGGATTAGAGTGGTTTCAAAACTTTAGTAGTATCATGGTTTATAGaaggatattatataaatacgttttgtaatgtttttcagctttattCCATCATGGAAATGAAGCCGCCAATATCAAAAGCAAAAATGACTGCAATTACTCGAAATGCAATCAAAGCCATCAAGCTGTATAAACATGTTGTTCAATGTGTAGAAAAATTTATACAAAaggtaaattgaaattatacacttaataaattattccattaaataactatctattatatttttatagtgcaAGCCTGAGTATAAGATACCAGGTTTATATGTAATTGATTCAATTGTAAGGCAATCAAGACATCAATTTGGAAATGACAAAGATGTATTCGCTCCTAGATTTGCACGTAATCTCAAACAGACTTTTACACACTTATTTGCGTGTGCAGAAGAAGATAAAGTATGTTACAAAATACATAACCccatatataactataacataatattaaaccagTCTACTGTATATGTTTATAGAGTAAAGTTATTCGAGTACTAAATTTGTGGCAAAAGAATGCTGTTTTTACCACTGATATTATTCAACCTATTTTTGATTTGGCTGCTAATCCTGATTACGGGGAACACTctcaaacaaatacaatatcatCAATGGACAATAGTCCAAAactaagtaattatattattaaatatttgtattaatgttACACAAGACACAATTATATTAGTTTGTAGTAGATCTAATTATGATATGGTTTATCATAcgtaatgttataatacataggtactcttttttttttttattattattattaataaaatacacaataaggcacaataagagtatgggctatgataaataaaatatgaataacgtgAGGAGGGAGGCCCACCAGTGTGGATACCCTCTAACTTGGGGTGAAAGGATGTCATGGAGTGGACGAAATGGGAAgtacaattttgttaattaggGAAGTAAGAGCCAATAAAAGAgggtttaaaatacattttaaatcttctTAAATTTGTTGATGATGTGGAGAGGTTGATTGACTGATGAAGGGTTGGCTGTGGCTCTGGCATAAGATGTCGGTTTTTGATTTGAGTTGTAACTGGGGACGTTGAAGATTTGTGGTGCAACAGGTACAGCAGATGGTGGGCTGGGGTGTTTTTTCGGTTTTTCAACTTTGTCATCTTTATAAGCGACCTTGTAAATGGTGCGCtttagtaaatttttaaaaatttgacaaCCTTTGTAGTTGGCAGTGTGGTTATCGTCACAATTGGCGCATTTAACGGGTTCTTCCCGTGTTTTAGTGCAATCTACGGTGAGGTGGCTTAACCCACATTTCACGCAACGCGGAGGTTGGTGGCAATAATTGCGTGTATGTCCATACATTTGACAAGAGTGACATTGAGGAGGACCAAGTGGCCTTATTGGATTCTCGAATTTCACAATTGAGTTAAACAATttggttattttgaaaatgtcgttGTTATTGCTGTTGCGGGCTAGGGAAATATTGAATAACGGAAGTGGCGACTTGTTTGTACGGTTGAGTATATTTGAAATGCTGATAACATCGTGTCCAAGGTCTCTTAGGCTATTAATGATGTCCTCGGTGGCGATAGAGTGGTGGAGGTGACGTAATACAACGCGGAACGGTTGGAGAGCATGGGGTTGATAACAGTGAAAATCATAGTCGGCATCGATCAGATAAGACTTAATGGCTACATACTGTGCTCGTGTATTTGTCCGTAAAATTAAACTGGATTTTTTAGCTTTGCAGGTGAAGCTCTCTGGGCCCACCAAACGGATAAGATCCTTATTGAGAGTAGTAAAGTCACTTACATTTTTAAGGACGATGTTAGGAAGTTtgaggttattctgatatggcaACGTTACGCTAGATGGTGTGATGGGGGGTCGGCGAAATCTAGTTCTTCGTCTTCCGTTCTTAAAACTTCAAAACGGTTTGGAGAAACAAAAATGTTGCTCTTTTTGCCTTCGTGGACCGGAGAGTTTGGTGATGACGATGAGAGGGCTCTTTTTGTTGGAGTGGCATTCATTTTCGATTTGCGAACGgtgtttttgttaattataacgATAGGAGAAACCACATTAGCCATGGCAATTAAAAGTAAACTGATAAGATACGTAACACATTACGGAACAGCGCACATGTTATCGCTTTGGCTGCCGAAGCCCGACTGGGTactcttttaaattataaatttaacaaaacagTATCTTTggtaatcaatacattttaaaattgttcatttattctttttttttttataaggttatttttgtttgactaagtattttattattcaacagGTGTTAAGACAGATCTTTTTAAAAGTCAAGAAAATACTCCAGTTAAAGATGATAATTCTAAACATTATGACACTTTACaggtaaataattaagattgatttaaacaatcaatttttttttttagtgtattaatattaatttgtttctaaAATTGCAGTCGCATAGCTTAGATACTGACAGTAAAATAATAGATCCAGCTATACTTGAACATATACAAGCAATTCAATCATTGTTGAAAAAACAACCAGGTCATATGCAACAGTCATCCACATCTCCTCAAGTAAAAAAATCTGATGGAGTAAGACATAagtgcaataaaatataatcatgagcaaataaaattaaagtttgattttaaactaatatttaaggtgaaattgtttgataaaaaaattcttgATTATGATTATGGTGATGATGAAGATGAAATGCTTAATCAATCTCCAGTATTCCAACAACAGCAACATCAAAATACTGCCATTGAGGGAATTGACAGGTttgttcttttaatatttttttttgcttaactATAAGCATACAGAAAATGATGCTATCATATTTTAAAGCGTATCTATTATGAcaactacattttttaagttttac contains:
- the LOC132952004 gene encoding E3 ubiquitin-protein ligase TM129; its protein translation is MFEYTSLLVFTLFYMIVSACFLLRTTEFVSNGLTVESLFDMVIDKEYNNFILHHIKRTSYSIVVHSSLPFVYLLGTLLVNDNEKAFVSVYFYELILLSLLPIGYSVSVMFKWKSNNWANHPLSIILSRYNSVDWTLIAQNISTEYQCLQKLTLAYGTINRTVVTENWIISIKPYMVYVSKKSESSFLVYSSDNHNSTPDGTPGSIQFINIQVIPIRSQIKWFIVRIRSEDFKTLEEHIGHPIQIADNVKLQRSRTERFIEVFRDQVSQNPVYNGYSSAELEDDVCAGCLVNPPDVKLTKCCEDSNDIVNCTSCQCRPMWCVDCMAKWYESRQPQNDTTIWLSSKCTCPLCRQMFCILDVCPLENSDLAKTN